The region tggtcatttttataatattctatCAACCCACGAGGATAGGGTGGgtgtctttctattttcttgttgtatctttatctctttcttcagaTGTTTAAAGTTTTCATCGTAGGACTCCTTCACAtctttggttaggtttattcctaggTATCGTTGAGGTTGTTGTGAATGGGAATGTGTCCATAATCTCTTTTTACATATGTTTTTGTTGGTGTGTAGAAAGACTTTTAACTTATGCAAGTTGCTTTTGCAAACTGCCATGGTGTTGAAATTGTTTCTTGTTTCTAGCAGCTTTCTGATTAGAATTTTTGTGATCTCTTATGTCTTCTACAAGTAAGGATAGTTTGACTTCCTATTTGGATCCTTTAATTtccttactgctctagctagtaCTTtgagcactatattgaataggagTGTGGACATTTCCTGACTTCAGTGGTATTATAtcaagtttttctccatttaggacgATGTTGACTGTGAATTTCTCATgtagtttttattatgttgaggtatgtttcctCTAGTCTTGCTCTCTCTaggacatttatcatgaaggcattttgtcaaaggcctttttgTTGAGATGATTATGTGGGTTTTGTCTATACATcagtttatattatttatttatttattatatttgttgaCTTGCATATGTTGATCCATCCTTGCATCTCAGAgataaagccaacttggtcatgTTATATAATCCTTTTGCTATatgtctgtgttttgtgtgtaagtGTTTCATTGAGCACTTTTGAATCTGTGTGCACCAGAGCTATTGGCATGTAGTTCTCTTCTTTGTTGTGCCTTTGGCTGACTTTGGTATTAGAGTGATACTGGCTTCATAGAAGGACTTTGGGAGTgcctgtttccctccctccctccctttcttccttctttctattctttccttaATAGTTTAAGATTGTTTGTAgctctttgaaagtctggtagattTCTGCTCTGAATACATCTGGACCTGGATTTATTCTAATTGGAAGACCTTTTatgattatttcaattttctcatttgttatgGCTCTGTTTAGTGGTTTAACTGGTTGGTAGTTTGTCTGAGTCTagaaatttacccatttcttttagGAATTTCAGCTTAACAGAGTACAGGTTTTAAAATATTCCCTTATAATATTGTTGTAATGTTTCCTTGTTCATTactgattctgttaatttgggtcctctctttctttcttttggttagttgggTCAGGAATCTGTCAATCTCATTTATTGTCACAAAAGACTAGATCTTAGATTCATTGATTCttcatatcattttctttttctcacatgatatatcctgattatggtttctcctccctctacttcttTCAATTCCTTCCCACGTTCCCTCCCATCTGTCCCACTCCCTGTATGTCtatcattagaaaataaactggcatctaagggataataataaaataagataaacagaAACTCATTGGAATTGtccaaaacaaataagaaaaaaagccacaagaaaaggcacaagaatcagtgATTCACTTATTTCCCCCGCTCTGGagtctcataaaaacactaaactagaagccgtattatatacacacagaggctgtggtgcagacccgtgcaggccctgtgcttgctgctccagtctctatgagttcatatgagctttgctcatgttgatttagaaggtcttgtttccttggtgtccttcatcccctctgggtcttactctctttctgcctctttttccttaGGGATCTActctgattattttttatttcttaccatGGGCTGGATTTCgatttgctttgttcttgttcctcaGAAGTCTTGAGTTGCACCAtcaagttatttatttgtgttcattTTGATTAGATgtagttgttttgagacagggtctctctgtgtctctctggctgtcctgaaaccagctgtgtggaccaggctgtccttgaactcacaggaatctgccacctgagttctgggattaaaggtgtggcctgCCATACCcagtttttctcatttattgaCGTGTGCACTTAGAGCTATAAATCTTCCTCACAGAACTGCTTTTTAATGTCTCCCAgaggttttattgtgttttcattttgttccaggaaattttttctttctttcttgaattcTTCTTTGACCTATTCATCATTCTGTGATGAGTTGTTGAACCTCCATGATTTTGTGTACTTACCAGAAATTTGTTTGATGTGGATTTCAAGTTTTAATGCATTATGGTCAGATAGAATACACTGAGTCGGCTCAATTATTCTGAATTTGTAAAAGTTTCTTTTGTGGGCTACTTTAAAGAGACTTCCATGTGCATCTGAGTAGAATCATTTGGTGTTTGGgtagaatattctgtagatatttaAGTTCATCTGATGTATGATGTCAGTTAATTCTTatgtttctctatttatttttgtctaggTGACCTGTCTATTGGAGAAAGTGGAGGATTGAAATCATCTCCTATGTCTTTAATTCTAGTAGTATATCCTATGAAATTGGGTGCACCAgagtttggtgtgtgtatgtgtaggatAGTAATGTCTTCTTGGTTAACTGTTCCCTTGATTAGAATAAAGCGTCTctttttatctcttctgattagttttagtttgaagtctgtttagtcagatattaggatagccatgCCTACTTGCTTCCTGCTCCTTTTTGATTGGAGGACTTTTGTCAGTCCTTTTACTCTAAAGCATCTGGTGTCTTTTGATCAGAGAACTAAGACtgttaatatttaaagttattactaaaggtgtgtgttggtGGCAGTTACTGTactgtttgtttttggtggtgtTTGTAATTCAATTCATAGAGTCCATGTTCTGCTGGGTTTTGTCAGCTATGTGCACTTGCAGTTCAGTGGTGAACTCAGCTGTTTAGAAACAAGTTTGTGGCTCTGTTTTGTTGAGCCACTCCCTTTCAAATCATTCTGCCCTAAAGTCAGAACATTAATTACCCAATGCTTTTGTGACTAGGCCTAGGACTGGGGGCAAATAGTAGGACTGAAGAGAAAATTACATAACATAAAGTGTTGCTTCTTTGATTAAAGAGGAAGGTTTTGTCATTCCATCTCAGTCTCTGCTATTTCCCCATTTGTTCTGCTGCCAGAGGTTTGATTCAAGCTGGCCTTAAAAGGAACAGAAGGGGGAAAGGACAAGAAAAATGGAATTTCTGTACACCCTCTTAGTTTCTAAAAGTCTTTAGTCATTCCTCAGGCTAGAATAGTCTGGAGTGAATAGTTTTGGGTTAGATTCTGCATTGTGTCCTTACCATGGACTatcaaaagaacaagaaatgttCATTTCACTCCTGGATCAATATACTTACCTTTTAGAATTAGCTGTTTGGTGAACTGGGTATTCTTATGTATTGATGATGGGAATGTAGCCTGAGATACTTGCTTTTTGGTTAGGAGTAGAAGCACAtgtccatgtttccttctcatgCTGAGACCCACCTGTTGGCCTGAACCTGTGTGTGCTTCCACAGTCTCTTTGCGTTCATGTGTGcatcagccctgttgtgtctTGAAGATACCCAAAATTTCTTTGGAGTTATCCATCACCTTTGGCTCTTCCAATCTTTTGACCCCCACTTCTGAGCCCTGTGTTGGGGGCAGTGATAAAGATATCCCATTGAGTGTTCAAAAAGTCTGAGTGTTTGAAAGTCTCTCAGTGTCTGCACATTGTCCAATTGTGGGTCTCTGATCATTttcatctacttcaagaagaagcttctctgatgatgactgagcaaacACACGGATCTATAGGTATAGCAGTATGTCAGCAGGGGGCATTTTATTGtcatgttcctttagcagaaatAATAGCACTAGGTTTTCTCCAGGCCCATTGCCTCTCTAGTCTCAGGTTCTGGCCACTGTAGCAGTGTCAAATAGGatttccatctcatggagtgggccttaaatccaatgtTTTAGCAAGTTGTTAGTTATTCCCATAAATTTTGTGCTGCTGTTATAACAGTGTCTTTGACAGGCACCATTGCAGGCCACAGGGTTTATACTAGGTGATATCTGTTTACCTCTCCAGTAGCAAGCAGAGTAACGCCTAACACCATAAACACTAATCAGTGTATGTGAAGCTTCCAGTTAGGCACCTGCTTGACCTCCCTGTGTTCTCTTACATAagtaagtgttgtcttcagcaataaggcctTACACATCAGGTTGTGGAGagaaccaatagccttggcaatggCCTGTGATGTTTGCGAACCCCTTTGGTAAATAGCTCAACAGGatttaacccattcctggcactagaGGTTTTACATGATGGCATAATATGTCTAGCTGGGGCATCCTGCCCCTTACTGTTTGGTGACACCATTCCGATTCTTgatttgtgtatattttaggaagcttgtACAGCAGTAGGTTTCCATATAGCTTTTCAAAAGGCCTTCCTTGTCAGTTGTCCCTCACCGCATTCCCTTCTTCACCCTCTCTCCCATGCCCCCCCATTTAACCATCCTATTATAGTTTCCCAACAgtattctatttctatttcccttttcttagagagcctttcctccccacatgGTCCCTTACTATGTACCTAACCTCTGGTTATTCAGATTGTAACACATATGTTGGAAGATTAGAAGCTAAtatcaacatataaaataaaatataatgaaaatatagccTGAAATACTGGCTTCTTGGTTAGGTGtagagggccatgtctgggttacctcactcaatatgatttttttctaactccatcTATTTAACTGCCaatttcataatttcacttttcttaacAGATGAATggtattctattgtgtaaatgtagcacattttctttataaatttaccTGTTTATGGACATCTAGACTGTTTCTAATTTCTGACTGTCAAGAATAGaacaatgggctggagagatggctcagaggttaagagcactgactgctcttgcagaggtcctgagttcaatacccagcaaccacattatgGCTCACAGCCctctaaaatgagatctggtgcccttttctggcgaacaggcatacatggaggctgaatgttgtatacataataaataaatcttaaaaaaaagaatagagcaacaatgaacatggatgaacaagtgtctctgtagtagatGCAGagttttgggtatatgcccaagagtagtatagctggacCTTGAGGTAGATTTAGTCCCAGCTTCCCAAGGATCTGCCACACTGATTTATATTGtatctgtacaagtttgcactcccaccaggaatggatgagtgttcctttaCTCTACATTCTTGCCAACAcaagctgtcacttgttttattggttttagtCATTTTGTTAGGTATAAGGTGaaatctcaaagtggttttgatttATGTCCATGACgagaaaaacatttctttgtttcttcccattttatcaTATTCCACTTTTGATGGTGCCCCAAGCAATCCATTTTCTATAGCTATACATTTGAATtcagtttaataaaatgatgactaAAACTGTTATGAACAGTTTTGTGCTTTTTGGTAGATAGACACACTCATTTCTCTTGGGTAGGGTTGCAGTACCCTATGGTAAATGTGTTCGATTTTGTAAGAGACTGCTCAACTATATTCCAAACTGTATCAATGCACAGTCCCAATACCAGTGTGATAGTTTCAGTTATTTCATGTCCTTatcattgtttattattatttgtccTTAATTTTAGCCTTTCCGGTGCATATGTAACTGTGTCACATTCTGATTTTGTATATTAAACTGATTTTGGTTTTAATGTTCATGCTTTTTGAAcgaagaatttcatttttatggtaTTTTTCTAAGGGTGTAATCCACAATCCAACTAAAAATTAAATGGacagtgtatgtgtttgttgtaTAACTTCTCATattcaaatttgaaaaataatataaatgacagATATTATGTAAGTGATTATATGAGTATGATATAGTCACAGTAATAAAATATGGAACCATTCAGACATCATTAAATTAGTATAATAAACATCAGAGTAAAACTTATAGTATCAGCTGTAGAAATGTACATGTATTAAAACAGATTGGATATACTTAGTGGGACATGGTAATACATACCTAGAATACCCCGATCTAGAGTCTGAGGAAGGAgagtcatgagtttgaggccagcttaaaCTTCATAGTAAATTCTGAACTAGgatgggctacagaatgagattctgtgcccaaaacacaaaccaagaggaAGGGCAGCATGACTCTTTTTAATGAGTATGCTTGGGACTTGTGGGCAATGTGGCAACTTAGAAGCTGCATTAGAATGAATCAGTCAAGGAGAGAGCCAAAGTCAGAAAACAGAGACTTAATCtccaagaaacaaataaagaagagCTTCAGAAGTCCATGAAGGAAGTGCAaggaaccaaaaaccaaacagagaaaaaaGCGGAGAAAAGAAATCCTGCAATGGCAAAGAAAACTGTTTTATcctgccaggcatagtggtgcatgcctttaatctgagcacaaAACCAGGGACAGAGCCCAGAAGAACCCTTGGAAGATGCAGAGAAATCGATGCTATCAAGAGGCAGAATTCAGCATGTGCCTTGGCACTGGCAGAGCTGTGCAGATACAGAACAGGAAACCATGTAGGGAATAGAGTCTGCAGAAGCTGAATATATGAGAGCCAGGCAGAGAAGACCCCAAGACTAAGAGGAGCTGCTCCTTTTCTGATGCCCAACTTTGCACGGCCGTCTGCTTCCAATGTTGGCCCCAGCAGCCATCAGAGCAAGAGATTCCCTGGAccacaggaaaaaggaagagagtgcAGAAACAGCTATGGCTTCAGAATTGGAGTGACAGACACCAAACTGAGCATCCTGAGCCTTAGAAACTGGAAAGCTAGCcagcgttggtggcgcacgcctttaatcccagcactcgggaggcagaggcaggtggatctctgtgagttcaaggccagcctggtctacaagagctagttccaggacaggctccaaagctacagagaaaccctgtcttgaaaaactgaaaaaaagacgaaagaaagaaagaaagaaagaaagaaagaaagaaagaaggaaggaaggaaggaaggaaggaaggaaggaaggaaggaaggaaggaaggaaggaaggaaagaaagaaagaaagaaagaaagaaagaaagaaagaaagaaagaaagaaactggaaagcTGAGAGTTCTCAGCTTTTCTCACCTTGGCCACAGCAGGAGGAGCTGTATCCTTCACAGGAAGTTGACCGCCTGGCATATTTAAGGTTAACACAGAGGACAGACTCTCTCTAAACCAGAAAGAAGCTTTGACTAAGAAGTTAATACCTTCTATGACAGTTTATTGTTTCTGCAATTATATTCTTTcaatgttttaactttttatttctagttttttttaatttttaggtttttttaaaaaaaattttaatgttttttatatgtttttttttatatttaaaaatttccatcttctaccctcctcctctcccttccctcccatcccctccacccataccccctccctccctctccaggccaaggagccatcagggttccctattctatgttaagaccaaggtcctcccaactccccccaggtccaggaaggtgatcaaccaagctgagaaggctcccatagagcccgtccatgcagaagaatcaaagcccagtgcctttgtccttggcttctcagtcagcctccaccgtcggccacattcagagagtccggtttggtcgcatgttccatcagtcccattccaactggagttggtgatctcccgttagttctgtcccaccctctccatgggtgaacgcaaccctcactgtcctgactttctttctcatgttctccctccttctgctcctcatcaggaccttgggagctcagtgcggtgctccaatgtggggctcagtcattttcttcatctatcgccaggtggaggttcttcttattatcttctcaaggatcccgaattataggctcgatgtcctttaattatggcaagagatgcccaatcatactacaaaagcatttgctcatttatgttcatagcagcattatttgtaatagccagatcctggaaacaacctagatgtccttcagtggaagaatggatgaagaaactgtggaatatatacatgctagaatactactcagcggtaaaaaacaatgacatcttgaactttgcatgcaaatggatggaaatagaaaacactattctgagtgaggtaacccagacctaaaaagatgaacatgggatgtactcactcataattggtttctagtttctttttgtaTACCTacagaaatatgtatgtatttttaaaaattcttttcctttttcctaacTTTTAGACCCTTAACATGTATACTTTGataagttgtttgttttgttttggtttgtttttttgagacaagcttttttctgtgtagctttgatgcctgtcctggaacttgctctgtaggccaggctggcctcaaactcacagagatccacctgcgtctacctcctgagtgctgggattaaaggcatgcgccaccaccacctggcctaaatgttatttagtttgttttttgttttgtcttgatagTTTGGTAAGCTATAACTGTCTCTTTTCTCCACTCCTCCATCCCTCTCACCCAGACTCTTCTCTTCTCATCTTACTCCATCATCTCTTCCACTCTAGCTCATGAACGCCCTACTGCACTACTTAAATACATGACCTGTTTCACAACTGGGACCCTAGTACGCCTATCCCCAAACCTCTGGGAAAATAAGTCAGGAGCACAGTATGATTTCTTGCAGCAAGCTGAGTCTTCTGACAAACTATCCTGAAAGACTGATATAAAGTAAAACAATCAGAGACCAAGAAGATGGCAGCAAGTCAAGCACTCACTGTACAAGCATGAAAAGCATAGTTCGGATCCCTAGCATCCACATAACAGTTCTAGGAATGGCTGCATGTGCTTGGGACCCCAGGATGGGTAAGGGAGcaacagagacaggcaaatcctgggagctcactggccaccCAGACAAACCCAAACTGCCAACTTCTGGTTCAATAAAAGATGCTGTCTAAAGgcaataaggcagagagtgataaaGAAAGATACCAGATATCCTCCTATGGATTTCACATATATAAACTTGAGTGTGCACACCTGTACACTCAGATgcagcgcgcgcgcacacacatgcacacacacacacacacacacacagagagagagagagagagagagagagagagagagagagagagagagagagagagaaacataaatattagaaggaaataaatacaaagtgGTGAATGTACATACGCCAGCAGCTATGTAAATTACAATAAAGAAACATGAGCTACCAGTCCACTACAACATCTCCACAAAGATCCTCAAACATGGGGAAAAAGAAGATGAGCTAGCTGAAATGCCAGAAAACAATTTTACAGTCTTACATTTTGAAAGGATCAACAACCAATTAGAGGACTTGAATAAAAATATGGAATTTAATTCAagacacagacaaaaaaattacaaagtctATTCAAGAACCAAAGTTGATGAAAGAATCAGTAACTGAGAGGAAAAATTTAAATCATGGAGAACAGATTTACCAAATCAAGATGCCTAAAAAGAACCAAACAACTATTTTGGAAATGGAAAGATACAATCACttatattaaaaacacagaagaaggcatcaacagacaagagcaagaagagaaacaaatcTCAGGGATGGAGGACGGTGTCCAGGCAATGATATATACAGgcgtatataaataaatagaaaaatcaatgaaCATCACCAAAACTTTCAGTAAGACTGGAATATActcaagaaatcaaagaagaattTATGGCGGAGAAGAGGCTGAGGTAAAATCAAATGGCTTATACAACATATTCTGTTAAATTATAGCAAAGAATTtcatgaacaaagaaataaacatccAAACACAAGAAGTGTGTGGAGCcccaaatatatacaaataaagaaGAACCTCTGCAAGGTATAATCAAGATGTCAAATATACAAAGCTAAGGAATAGTATTAAatgctgtaaagaaaaaaaaaacacaaagtagTATATGGAGGCAGAAACCCCAGAATAATGTCTGACTTGTCATCAGCAACCCTAAAAGCCAGGAGAACTGAATTCTAAATTACCAGCTGAAGTGATATGTCACAAACgttgaaaggaaaaagagagaaagattgctatactcagcaaaattatctattaaaatagatggagaaatatttttaagacagtcaCAGGTTAAGGCAATTCATGTCTACTAAACCAGCACTgcagaaaattcttttttaaaaaaattatttatttatttattatgtatacaacattctgtctgtgtgtgtgtctgcaggccagaagagggcaccagaccccattacagatggttgtgagccaacatgtggttgctgggaattgaactcaggacctttggaagagcaggcaatcctcttaaccactgagccatctctccagcccttgcagaAAATTCTTAAAGGAATACTGTGCAGagtttaagaagaaagaaagcttcacacgtgagaacacagaaaagaatatatttcatgAAAACAATAGATGAACAGAACAGAACTGAGGTCTCAAGTCATGCCTAACACATTAAGCAAGCAAATATCTATACTACCAGATAGAAAGATCAAAACTGCCAATAAccagaacaacaataacaaacaagtCAGAAATAATAGCAAACAAACTCTTTtttggccttttctttctctctctctctctctctctctctctctctctctctctctctctctctctctctctctctctctctctctttctttctttctttgtctttcgagacagggtttctctatgtataacattcctggctgttctgaaactcactctctagaccaggctggcctcaaactcacagagatccacctgcctcttcctcctgagtgctgggattaaaggtgtgtaccaccacccagctaacaaAATTCTTTTCTATTGCAATGGTCTTAACTCATTGGTTAAAAGACAGAGACTATCTGAGAGGATCAAAAAAGAAGATTCAACTATTTACTAACTCTAAGAATCTCATATAACAAGGAAAGGCTGAAAGTCAAAGGCTAGATACTACTAAATTACCAACAAAATAGAAGCTGTAAATCAATTGATTTACAGTACCTGATAAAGTAGAtatcaaaccaaaactaatcaggaGAGATAAAGAAGACCACAATGTGATAATAAAAGTAACAGGGAATTAgaagaacataattttaaaaaatcatgggaACGGACGTGGCTGCCGTCAGCGCCGCCATCTTGTGGGAGCGAAACCGACGCCTGGCTGGGAGCAGCCGCCGCGGAGGTCTCTGGCCAGTATTGCTTCCACCTGTCCACAAGCATGGGGAATATCTTTGCAAACCTCTTCAAGGGCCTTTTTGGCAAAAAAGAAATGCGCATTCTCATGGTGGGCCTGGATGCTGCAGGGAAGACAACAATTCTTTACAAACTGAAGCTGGTTGAAATTGTGACCACCATTCCCACCATTGGTTTCAACGTGGAGACAGTTGAGTACAAGAATATCAGCTTCACTGTGTGGGAtgtgggcagccaggacaagATCCGGCCACTGTGGCGCCACTACTTCCAGAACACCCAAGGCTTGATCTTCGTAGTGGACAGCAATGACAGAGAGCGTGTGAATGAGGCCCGTGAAGAGCTCATGAGGATGCTAGCTGAAGATGCGCTCCCGGATGCCGTTCTCTTGGTGTTTGCCAATAAGCAGGACCTTCCCAATGCCATGAATGCGGCCAAAATCACAGACAAGCTGGGGCTGCCCTCTCTACGCCACAGGAACTGGTACATTCAGGGCACCTGTGCCACCAGCGGGGACGGGCTCTATGAAGGACTAGACTGGCTGTCCAATCAGCTCCAGAACCAGAACTGAACcagacccctccctccccctcacttcctcttctccgCCCTCCGCTTTCCTCTCATGTGGCAAACGTGCGACTCTGTGGTCCTGAGTGCCAGAAGCTGTCTCCATGGGTTGGTCACAGTGTGCATCGCACCGTGCTGTACATGTGCAGACGCAGCCTGCAGCcaggtttttatttaatgtaaataGTTTCTGTTTCCACTGAGGCAGTTTCTGGTACTCCTATGCAATATTACTTAgcttttttattgtaaaaagagAATCAACTCAACTGTCAGTACTGAGAAGGGATTTGGGTGTAGGGGCACCTGGCCTCCGGGAGCCATTGGGCTGTAGACTGGTGTCAGTATCCATTTGGTGGTTGGTTTTTACCCAAACtcagtgcattttttaaaatagtttaaaaaaaaatacaggacaaGAACACTTGAACACACAGAACGGAGACTATGCCTAGTGTAGGTTTTGCAGTAATGGCCTGAATGCTAGTCCATTGGATCACCTGTTCCCCCGTGGGAACAGGAGAGAAGGTGGACAAACCACCATCCGCTGCATGGTCACAGTAGAGCCCCCGTGACTCGCCTGTCTTTGGGTCACCTGCATTCCATAGCATTGTGCTTGTACTTGTGCTCACATGGTCACCTAGGGGTGGGctgggagccattgtggggtgcAGGGCCTGGCTTGTATTTGGTGTGCGGCCGGGCCAGGTGGCAGTCTACATACCCAGCTTACTCTTGGGCCCACTTGGACGCGCTGGCAGGAGGCCTGGGTCTCACCAGCAGGAGCGCGTGCAAGCTGGGAGGGTCGGTCCATTCCAGACCCACATCCTGGAGCACCCGCATCTCCATGTGTGAAGTAGCTTTCTCCCCCAGCCTGCAAGGGTCCGATTTGCCATCGAAAGACGacctctacttttttcttttgtattttgataaacaCTGAAGAAGCTGGAGCTGTTAAATTTATCTTGGGGAAATCTCAGAACTGGTTTATTTGGTGTCGTGGGACCTCTTACTGCTTTCAATACACAATTAGTAATCAACTGTTTTGAAtacttgttttcagttttcatttcgACAAGCACTGTAATTATAGCTATTAGAGTAAAGTCTCTtaactattaaaaaaaagtcatgggaacccaaatttcataaaataaacattaaaaggcATAGCACATAGAACTAGGTTCTAATTCAACAGCAGTGGGAGAGTTCAATAGCCCACTCTCATGCCTAGAGAGTTCTTCCTAATTAAAAATCTGCAAAGACATTTCAGAATGAAATTATACCACAGATCAAATGAACAGATGCTTACAGACTCTTCCACCCAACAGATAAAGTACATTCTCACTGCCAAATGGGGCCTTTTCTAAAATTGGCCACATTATAGGCAGAAAAACAATATTTAACagattaaaatcagaaataatttcCTATATCTTATCAGA is a window of Arvicola amphibius chromosome X, mArvAmp1.2, whole genome shotgun sequence DNA encoding:
- the LOC119804597 gene encoding ADP-ribosylation factor 1-like; the protein is MGNIFANLFKGLFGKKEMRILMVGLDAAGKTTILYKLKLVEIVTTIPTIGFNVETVEYKNISFTVWDVGSQDKIRPLWRHYFQNTQGLIFVVDSNDRERVNEAREELMRMLAEDALPDAVLLVFANKQDLPNAMNAAKITDKLGLPSLRHRNWYIQGTCATSGDGLYEGLDWLSNQLQNQN